In the Pseudonocardia sediminis genome, GCAGGATCCGCCAGATCTCGTGGTAGAGCCAGTAGGTCGGCCGGCTCTGCGGCGTCGGGTAGACGGTCGGGCTGTCGTCGTCCGGGTCGGCGGCGTCGAGGTAGGCCCGCGCGACGCCGGGGTGGTCGTAGAACATCGTGATCGCCGAGTGCGTGCGCGGGTTGCATTCGATCGCCATCAGGCGGCCGTCGTCGGAACGGATGAAGTCGAACGACACCTGCCCGGTGAGCCGCAGCTCGCCGACGAACGTCCGGACCCACGCCTCGATCTCCGGGTCGTCGACCATCCGATAGTTGATCTGGAACCCCGACGACGGGCAGCAGCAGTGCAGCCGGACGACGCCGTCGCGCACCGTGGCGTGCGTGCAGTACTCCTGCCCACGCACGAACTCCTGCAGGATCCAGGGGTTGTCCGGCGAGATCGGCAGGGACCGCACGAAGGCCGCCGTCTCGGCCGGGGTCGGGCGCGGGAGCTCGGTGAGGTCCATCCGCCGGACGGGGTCGTAGGCGAGGCTCTTGAGGATGTAGGTCCGCCCGGTACCTGTCCCGTGGCCCGCCCAGTCGAAGTCGATCACCTGCTGCGGGTCGGTGATCCGGTGACGGTCCGGGACGCCCAGCCCCATCGACGCGGCCAGCGTCGTGAACCGGTACTTGTCGTCGAGGGTCTCGACCATGTCGGCGTCGAGGTGGACGACGTCGCAGAGCGCCGAGAGCTCCTTCTTGGCCAGCGCGTCGTGGTAGCTGGCCACGGGGCTGCTGACCGGGACGAAGACGTCCACGTCCTCGGCACGCGCGACGGCGACGAGCGCGTCGACGTAGCCGTCGGACTCCGGCGTCGGCACGACGTGGAAGCGGTCGACCGCGCGGGAGAACCGGTGCCCGGTCAGCCGGTACTTCGCCGACTCGACCAGCACGACCCGGTGCCCCGCCCGGTGGAACGACCGCGCCAGCGCCAGAGCCTTGGTCATCTTGCCGCCGCTGATCATGATCGTGCGGGGTTCGGCGGCGACCTCCGGCACCGGCGCCGTGACCAGGCCCCGGAGCAGGCCCACCGCCGTGACCGCCACGTTGAGCGGCAACGCCAGTCCCAGAAGGGCCAGCGTCGCCGCCGTCTTCGGGACCGAGGTCATCGGACGTCGCCGCCGGTGGGCGCGCGCCGGATCAGGGTCAGGCCGTCCCGCAGGGGGACCAGGACCTGCTCGACCCGCGGGTCGTCGACGACGGCCCGGTTGAACGCGGTGATCGCGTCGCCGTTGACCGTCGACGGTCCCGACGACCACGGCAGGCCCTGCATCAGCGTGTTGTCGACGCAGACGACGCCGTGCGGCGCCAGCAGGTCCGACTCCAGCACCGCGTCCAGGTAGGCGGCGTAGCCGGCCTTGTCGGCGTCGATGAACACCAGGTCGAACCGGTCGCCGGCGTCGGCGAGGTGCCCGAGCGTCGCGATCGCCGGGCCCACCCGGACCGTGATCCGGTGCCCGCTGGGCGAGGAGCGGAAGCACGACTGCGCGAACTCCGCGACGTAGCCGTCGACCTCGCAGGCCACCACGTCGCCGTCCGGCGGTAGCGCCTCGGCCATCGCCAACGCGGAGTACCCGGTGAACATCCCGATGTCGAGGACGCGCCTGGCCCGCGTCGCGTGCACGAGGAACTTCAGGAACTGCCCCTCGACGTGCCCGGAGAGCATCTCCTGCTCCAGGTACGTCCCGGGCGCGGCCCGGCGGTCCCAGTCCTCGGCCTGCGTCCGGCGGACGAGCTCGGCCAGCTCCGGGGACTCCGGGGTGGTGCAGGCGTCGAGGTAGGGGTCGAGCCCACCCGCGAGCTCGCCGGCCCGGCGCAGGTCCGAGCGCAGCTCCTCGTCGATGCCCTCGGTGGCCTCCACGCGGCGAACCATGTCCTCGAGCAACGCCGCGAGGATGCTCGCCGGCGTCACCGGCCGCGGCGATCCCACGGAACGGGCGGTCGCCGTCACGACGCGGCGGCCGTTTCCACGCTCAGGGCGACCGGGCCCGGTACCGACCACATCTCCTCGCCCTCGTCGGCCGTCGCGAAGCCGCGGGCGATCTGCTTGTGGGCGACGAGCGCGCTGTTCAGCTCCTCGGTCGTCAGGTCGTTGACGAAGATGCAGGTGCCGATCGGGTGCGGGACGGCCGCGCGCAGCAGCCCGCCGCGGGTCTGCACGATGGAGTCGGTCGCGCGGGCCAGCAGCTCGGGCGTGAGGTACGGGCTGTCGATGGCCAGCCCGAGACCGCTGAACAGCCGCAGGATGCGGTCGCGGTCACCGGCGGAGATGTAGCCGCGCCGCTCGGCGATCGTGGCCGAGTACGCCATGTCGACGCTGATCGCGTGCCCGTGCAGCATCGGGACGTCCGGGGCCAGCTCCAGCGTCGGGCTCCAGGTGTGGCCGTAGGCGATGACGCGGTCGAGGTCGAGCTCGTGCAGGTTCGGGACCTCGAGCGTCAGCATCGTGTTGATCGCGTCGTAGGTGCCGCCGTGGGCCAGCTCGCGCAGCTCCGGGGACCCGTCGAGGTGTCCGAAGCGGGTGTCGAGGAGGTCCTCGCCGTACTTCTCCAGCAGGTCGAACAGCCCGCTGTTGGCGACCACCGAGATCTTGATCAGCTCGGCCATGCCGTTGCGGACCTGCGCCTTCGGCAGGGTCGCCAGGAACGAGAAGTCCAGCAGGACCTTCTCCGACGCGTGGAAGGCGCCGAGCCGGTTCTTGTACTTGCCGTGGTTGACGGCCACCTTCATCGCGACACTGGCGTCGATCAGGCCGATCAGCGTGGTGGGGATCCGGATGTAGGGCGCGCCGCGACGGTAGGTCGCGCAGGCGAACCCGGCGACGTCGGTTGTCAGGCCGCCGCCGACGACCAGCACCGGCTCGGTGCGCAGCAGCCCGAAATCGGCGAACGCGTCGACGATCGTCTCCAGCGTCTCCAGGCTCTTGGCCGTCTCGGTGATCCGGAGCGGGAACACCGTCAGATCGATCTCGTGATGGGCGAAGTAGGAGCGGATCTGTTCGCCGTAGAGGCCGTGGACGGTCTCGTCCAGCACCATCAGGCAGCGGCCGAAGGGCCGGTAGCTGTCCGCGATCTCCGTGTTCTCCGTCGAGAAGACACCGTGGACGTAGAGCAGGCTGAAATCGATCTTCTCCCAGCTCTCGACGTGGAACGCCGTCTCCGTGGCCGTCAGCGCTGCGCGAGGGTTGCTCATGAACTGCTCTCTCCGTTCCTGCGCAGGGCGCAGATTCCCGGCTGTTGATGTGATTTGGTGAGGGCTGTCGGGTGTGCCCTTCGGCGGACAGCGGGACGCCCGGAGGGTCCGGGGGCGTCCCGCGTGTCGGGCTATGCGGTGCGGGTGACCTTCTGCAGTTCCTCGAAGTCCAGACGGTCGACGCGCTGCGCCGCCTTGGCGAAGTCGTGGCCCGCGGTGTTCTCGTTCGGGAACGCCACACACGACAGTCCGGACGCGACGGCGGCGTCGACACCGTTGAGGTTGTCCTCGATCGCGACGCACGACTCGGCGGTCTCGTCGAGGGTGCGGATCGCGTAGGAGTAGGCCGCGCGGTCCGGCTTGGGCTGGTCCACGGTGGAGGAGTCGACGATCAGGTCGAAGTCGCCGACCGTGATGTCCGGGCCCAGCGCGGCGACGAGCGCCCCGACGTTGTCCGGCGAGGTCGTGGTGACCAGGGCGACCTTCGACCCCTTGTCCTTCGCGGCCTTCATCGTGTCGATGACGCCCGACCGGGGCCGGACCCCGGACCCGGCGAGGCTCTCGCGGAAGAACTCCGACTTGGACTCGTGGACCGCCTTGGCGTCGACGGTCGCGCCGACCGACTCGGCGTACTCGGCGATGCGCTTGGCGCCACCGCTCGACTCGAGCATGCCCAGGTAGGTGTCGCGGTCCCAGTTCCAGTCGAGACCGTGCGCGGCGAACGCGCGGTTGAACGCCGTGCGCTGGAGCTCCGACGTGTCGGCGATCGTGCTGATGGAGCCGAACAGAATGGCTGACATGGTGAGGCCCTTCCTCGAACAGGAGAGATGAAATGGGCACAAGAAAACCGCCCGCGTCCGCGTTCACGCGTCCGGGCTGAGATGTTCTGCGTTGTCTGACGACACCTCCGCCCGTGGCTGGACGGGAGTGGCGTAGGAAAACGATGGTGCGCGGGAATCGGAGGGGTCGGTGTCGGGACAACTGTCGACGATGTCGCGGGAATGACGGTGCACGGCGTCGCGACGCCGTGCGTGATCACTGCGTGCCGTCGACGAAAACCGGCGCCGACAGCACCGTTGAGCGACAACCTCCTCGCGCCGCTCTATTTCCAGTATCGGTGCTCGGTGGGGTTCGGCAACTCGAACTCGGGTCGATTTTCGCGGGCGACCGTCCACCCCGGCGACCACAGCGGACCCTCGGCAGGCCTTGTCCCGGACCGTCCGGGCCCCCGGGGCCTCCCGTCACACGAGCGGAGCGCCCTTGCCCAGCCACTGCCAGGCGGCGTTCATCCCGAACGTGAGCTCGCCGCCGAGGACCTCCGCGGCCGTAGCGTCGTCCAGCGGGTAGCGCACGTCGGACTCGCGCGTGGCCACCAGCGAGGCGAACAGCCCGGCCGGCCCGCCGGAGTCGGCACGCAGCGCCCCCACGACCGTCCGGTACTCGGTCCGCACCAGCCCGTCGACCGCCGCCGCCGTCACCGCGTGGTCGAAGTCCAGGCCCAGCTCCTCGTCCAGGACGACGCTCCGGCGCTCGGCCAGCACCCCGACCAGCACCGGGTGCAGGCGCGGGTAGTCGCCGACGGCCCGGTCCGGGTCGACCGCCCACTCCCCCGACTCACCCTCGTCGAACGCCAGCGCGCAGAACTCCCGGTAGAAGGCGTTGAGCGCGAGCAGGCGCAGGACCACCACGCCGCGCTCGATCTCGGTCCCCGCCGCCGTCAGCCTCGACCCGCCGAGCACCCGCCACGCCCACGCGGCCCACTCGACCTCGGAACCGTCGCGACGGACGTCGAACACCGACCGGACGACCTCGACGAGATCGCCGAACTCCTCGTCCGGATCGGGCCCGTCGAGAGCATCGGCCCAGGGGTCGGTCATCGGTGCTCCTAGATGGTCGACGTCGCGAAACGGCTACCCGGCAGCCTGGGTCCGTCGCGTCGATCCTGCACGTTCCTTCTTCTGCCTGGTCCATCCGGGGTAAGCGAGGCAGTCTCCGTTTCCACGCGAACCCCGACGCGTTGACCTCTTATGGACAGCGCCGAGCCTGACGAAGCCGTCGTCGTCCCTCTGGGGGACAGCGGTGCCACAGATCCTTGGGAGCTCCTGGCCCGAGGCGAGGGAGCCGTGCTGACACGCGAGCCCGCCGGAAGCGTCGGGACGGGTGCGTGGGGACCGACGTTGCGGTCTACCAGCGCACTGGGGAAGCACCTCGCGGAGATGGCAGGACGCGGCGCAGATGTGATAGGCCCCGGAGGGGCTCGATACAAGCTTCAGATGCCGAAGGGCTACGGGGAGGACGACCTCCTCCGTGCCGTGGGCGGCGGACTGCGTACGGCAGTCGCCCGTCCCGACGGCAGATTCGCCGGACAGGCCAAGCTCATCCCGATCAAGCCCATGGATCTGGTGAAGGGGGTGAGCCCAATCGGCCTCGGCCTGCTCGCCCTCACCATCGCCGGTGAGATGGCCGGCGGTGATGAGCAGGCCCGGACCCTGGCCGCGATCGAGCGTGGTGTCGACCGTCTGAACACCCGGTTCGACATGGAGGACGACGCCCGGCTGCGTACCGCCGAACAGACCATCCGCGCTGCACACGCAGCGCTGCTCGACGGCGCGTCGATTCCCGAGAGCGTGGGGCTCGGGTCGGCGATGACCAACCTGCAGGTCATCCGCAACCGCTCCGAGGCGCTGCTCGTGGGATGGGAGCGGGTCGTGGCCGCCCTACCCCACGGAGAGACACCCGGCGTCGCGCTGCGTGCCGCGCTGGGTCAGGTCGGCGATCTGGGGTGGGAGGCCTTTCCTGCTGCGGTCCGGACGGCGTACCACTCGCTGGCGTTGGACAGCAGACGGATCATGCTGTCCGCCGCCGAGGCCCAACTGCGCAACCCCGGCTCGTCGTTGACAAGCTTCCGCGCCGCGGTGGAGGAGGATCTCGCGGCCCGGGCTCGCGAATTGGACCGACTCCGCACGTTGCTGGAGCGGCTGTCCAGGACCCCACTCACGATCTCGACCTGGGGTGGCGGGGTACTGCCGCACCTGGTGACCGACGGCGCGGTCGAGAACGCCCGCGCCCAAGCCCTGTTCGCGACGTTGCACTGGACCTTGACCGCCCAGGCGCCGGTGAGCCCGACCACCTCCACGATCACCGTCGACGCACGGCCCAACGGCGACCTCCAACTGGTTCGTCCGGCCTAGCAGTTCCGCCGGTACCTCGAAGACACGGCGTGACGGTGTCAGGATGGGGGGATGACGACCACCGAGCCGAAACCCTCCGGCCTGGACCTCAACTGGGTCGACCCGGACGTCCGACCGCAGGACGACCTGTTCGCCCACGTCAACGGCCGGTGGCTGAGCACCCACGAGATACCCGAGGACCGGTCGCAGGACGGGGCCTTCCGGGTCCTGCGCGACCGCTCCGAGGACCACGTCCGCGAGATCATCGAGGAGTCGGCCCGCTCGTCCGCCGAGCCCGGCTCCGACGCCCAGAAGATCGGCGACCTGTACGCCTCGTTCATGGACACCGATCGCGCCGAGGAGCTCGGGACCGCGCCGCTGCGCCCGCTGCTCGACGAGGTCTATGCCGCAACTGACCGCGCCGCGCTGGCCGCGGTGCTCGGCCGTCGCCAGCGTGAGGGGCGCGCGTCGCTCTTCGGGGACTTCATCTCCACCGACGCCAAGGACTCCTCGCGCTACATCGTGCACCTGAGCCAGTCCGGCCTCGGGCTGCCCGACGAGTCGTACTACCGCGACGAGGGCTCGGCCGAGATCCGCGCCGCCTACGTCGAGCACCTGCAGACGATGGCCGAGCTGGTCGGCCTGGCCGAGCCGGTCCGGGTCGCCGAGCAGGTCATGGAGCTGGAGACGGCACTGGC is a window encoding:
- a CDS encoding ATP-grasp enzyme → MTSVPKTAATLALLGLALPLNVAVTAVGLLRGLVTAPVPEVAAEPRTIMISGGKMTKALALARSFHRAGHRVVLVESAKYRLTGHRFSRAVDRFHVVPTPESDGYVDALVAVARAEDVDVFVPVSSPVASYHDALAKKELSALCDVVHLDADMVETLDDKYRFTTLAASMGLGVPDRHRITDPQQVIDFDWAGHGTGTGRTYILKSLAYDPVRRMDLTELPRPTPAETAAFVRSLPISPDNPWILQEFVRGQEYCTHATVRDGVVRLHCCCPSSGFQINYRMVDDPEIEAWVRTFVGELRLTGQVSFDFIRSDDGRLMAIECNPRTHSAITMFYDHPGVARAYLDAADPDDDSPTVYPTPQSRPTYWLYHEIWRILRRPSSIAERLGVLARGKDAIFDLTDPLPFLLVHHLQIPALLLDTVRRGTEWVRIDFNIGKLIEPAGD
- a CDS encoding O-methyltransferase codes for the protein MGSPRPVTPASILAALLEDMVRRVEATEGIDEELRSDLRRAGELAGGLDPYLDACTTPESPELAELVRRTQAEDWDRRAAPGTYLEQEMLSGHVEGQFLKFLVHATRARRVLDIGMFTGYSALAMAEALPPDGDVVACEVDGYVAEFAQSCFRSSPSGHRITVRVGPAIATLGHLADAGDRFDLVFIDADKAGYAAYLDAVLESDLLAPHGVVCVDNTLMQGLPWSSGPSTVNGDAITAFNRAVVDDPRVEQVLVPLRDGLTLIRRAPTGGDVR
- a CDS encoding sedoheptulose 7-phosphate cyclase produces the protein MSNPRAALTATETAFHVESWEKIDFSLLYVHGVFSTENTEIADSYRPFGRCLMVLDETVHGLYGEQIRSYFAHHEIDLTVFPLRITETAKSLETLETIVDAFADFGLLRTEPVLVVGGGLTTDVAGFACATYRRGAPYIRIPTTLIGLIDASVAMKVAVNHGKYKNRLGAFHASEKVLLDFSFLATLPKAQVRNGMAELIKISVVANSGLFDLLEKYGEDLLDTRFGHLDGSPELRELAHGGTYDAINTMLTLEVPNLHELDLDRVIAYGHTWSPTLELAPDVPMLHGHAISVDMAYSATIAERRGYISAGDRDRILRLFSGLGLAIDSPYLTPELLARATDSIVQTRGGLLRAAVPHPIGTCIFVNDLTTEELNSALVAHKQIARGFATADEGEEMWSVPGPVALSVETAAAS
- a CDS encoding HAD-IA family hydrolase, whose product is MSAILFGSISTIADTSELQRTAFNRAFAAHGLDWNWDRDTYLGMLESSGGAKRIAEYAESVGATVDAKAVHESKSEFFRESLAGSGVRPRSGVIDTMKAAKDKGSKVALVTTTSPDNVGALVAALGPDITVGDFDLIVDSSTVDQPKPDRAAYSYAIRTLDETAESCVAIEDNLNGVDAAVASGLSCVAFPNENTAGHDFAKAAQRVDRLDFEELQKVTRTA